GTCGATTCCTCTCCCTCCCGTCGCTTTCGCACTTCACGCTCCACTTCTGGACTGACCGATTCCATGAGTCGAAACCAAGTTTTGGAGTTCGTCATGAACCTGTGCAAAGAAGGACAGGTTGGCAAAAGCCGAGGATGCTTTGCATTTCTTCAAGGTTATGATTCGGCTGAACCCTTTGCCTTCGACTCCCTGTTTCGTCCAACTCTTGGGAGCTGCGGTGAGGAGGAAGCATTATGCTGTTGCCATCCACATGATAGAGCGAATGGATTCCATGGGCATATCTCGCGCCATTTCCGTTCTCAACATTCTGATCAATTGCCTCTGCCGCTTGGAAAGGTCCGATCTTGGATTTTCCGTTTTGACCAAAATGTTCAAGCTTGGGCTTGAACCGGATGTGGTGACCTCCAACACTTTGCTCAACGGCCTCTGTGAAGAGGGTAAGATCGCACGAGCCTTGACCTTGGTGGAGGAAATGCGGGGCAAGGGATTTAAGGCCGATGTATTTACATACAGTGTCATCGTGAAGGGATTGTGCAGAACCGGTAAGACTTCTAAAGCCGTCCAGTTAATGAGGAATTTGGAAGAAAGGGGTTGCGAACTAAATTTGGTCACGTACAACACGATCATCGATGGCTATTGCAAGGAAGGACTGGTGGAAGAGGCATTTGGCTTATTTAATTGTATGAGCCACTGCCTCATTAAGCCGGATATCCTCACTTACAGTACCTTGATTCGTGGCTTAGGCTGCATAGGCAAATGGAAACAAGCAAAGGCCTTGTTAGAGAAGATGATTCATGATGGAATCCACCCAAATGTTATCACTTATAATTCCTTCATCCACGGTCTATGCCTTTGTGGCCAATGGGAAGAGGTTCGAGTCCAGTTGAGTGAGATGGTGCGGGGAGGAATAAGGCCAGATTATCAAACCTTCACTATTATCTTGGATGCACTCGGCAAACAGGGCATGACTGATGAGGCGAAGTGCATATTTGACCTGATGATCGAGATGGGTGTTCAGCCAAATGTAGTTACTTATAACTCGTTGATAAATGGTTACTGtcttcaaaatcaaatggaTGATGCCGCAATTACATTTTGTTTGATGACTGCAAGGAAGTGCAATCCTGATGTAGTGACCTATAGCACGTTGATTAACGGGTATTTTGCGGTTAAAAGAGTTGATGAGGCAATGAGTCTCCTTCAGCAAATGTTGGAGAAAGGATTAGTCCCTAATGTTGCCACCTATGG
This region of Eucalyptus grandis isolate ANBG69807.140 chromosome 8, ASM1654582v1, whole genome shotgun sequence genomic DNA includes:
- the LOC104417649 gene encoding pentatricopeptide repeat-containing protein At1g62930, chloroplastic; translation: MIRLNPLPSTPCFVQLLGAAVRRKHYAVAIHMIERMDSMGISRAISVLNILINCLCRLERSDLGFSVLTKMFKLGLEPDVVTSNTLLNGLCEEGKIARALTLVEEMRGKGFKADVFTYSVIVKGLCRTGKTSKAVQLMRNLEERGCELNLVTYNTIIDGYCKEGLVEEAFGLFNCMSHCLIKPDILTYSTLIRGLGCIGKWKQAKALLEKMIHDGIHPNVITYNSFIHGLCLCGQWEEVRVQLSEMVRGGIRPDYQTFTIILDALGKQGMTDEAKCIFDLMIEMGVQPNVVTYNSLINGYCLQNQMDDAAITFCLMTARKCNPDVVTYSTLINGYFAVKRVDEAMSLLQQMLEKGLVPNVATYGCLMDGIFLAGSPRVAHQLFYKMLACNHINQQIYAIMLDGLCKYRQVDKAMALFRHMEDGMDDVNIVHCNILIKGLCEMGEFGPAMNLFNSLDAKGLQPDVVTFGAIIKGLCKAGQIREACKLLHNMKEKGCPPSGIIFNIVVPALLKDGENAKAMLFLGEMVEKGFSPNAASTAKFLGALANNTLES